AGTACAACGTCAAGGCCACGCACGACGAAGAGGCCGTACTGCACCGCGTGATGTCCGACAACCCGGAGATCCGCGCCGTGACCGAGGCCAACCGGAAGGCGGGCGGCGGCAGTTACGACGAGCGCCTCAGGCTCGGCGAGATGGTCGTGGCCGCGGTCAAGGCCCGCGAGGCCGAGGACGCCGGCGAGGTGCAGCGCGCCCTGGAAGCGGTCGCCGACGCGGTCAGCGTGGGCCCCGAGTCCTCGGGCTGGCTCGCCAACGTGTCCTTCCTCGTGGAGCGCGACGCGGCGGCGTCCTTCCTGGAGGCGGTGGACCAGCTGCGCAAGGACCATCCGCACCTCGACCTGCGCGTCAACGGCCCGCTGCCGCCGTACAGCTTCGTCGACCCCGGTCCGGCCAAACCCGCGGGCACCACGGTCGGCATCGACCACGCGGAGGAGTGAGGCGGCCGTGGGTCTCATCGGAGAGGTGCTGCTGCTGCCGTTCGCCCCGGTGCGCGGCAGCGCCTGGGTGATCAGACAGGTGCTGAACGAAGCGGAGCGTCTCTACTACGACCCGGCGACGGTCCGGGCCGAACTCGCCCAGCTCGAGGAGCGACTCGACGCGGGCGAGATCGACGAGGAGGAATTCGACCGACAGGAGGACGAACTCCTCGAACGACTGGAGATCGGCCTGCGCGGCGGCGCGGGGACTGGCGACGGGACGATGCGATGAACCGAACGGGACTGGGCCTTGCCGTAGGGGCCGGATACCTCCTCGGACGTACGAAGAAACTGAAACTGGCGTTCGCCGTCGGCACGCTCGTGGCCGGCAAGCGGATGCATCTGAGCCCCAAGGCGCTGGCCGACCTGGTCTCCCAGCAACTGCTGAAGAACCCGCAGTTCAAGGAGATAGGGGACACGCTCCGCGAGGACCTGCGAGGTGTCGGCAAGGCGGCCTCGGGTGCCATGGTGGAGCGGCAGATCGAGGCGATCGCAGACCGGCTGCACGGCCGTACCGCCCAGGTCCGCGACGAGCTCGCGGGCGTGGCGCCGGAGGTGCCGGGAGTCTCCGAGGACGAGGAGTCCGAGGGCGACGGGGAGGCCCGGGAGGAGGAGACTGGGGACACCGAGGCCGAGGCCGACGAGGAGCCCTCGGACGAGTACGAGGACGACGAGGCGGACGAGACCGAGGACGAGCAGGACGAGGCTCCGGCCGCTGCGAGGAAGACCGCCAAAAAGGCCCCCGCCAAAAAGGCCCCCGCCAAGAAGTCCGCGCAGAAGGCGCCGGGCCGGAAGCCGCCCACGAAGAAGACGGCGCAGAGCCAGGGCCGCGCGGCCGGCAAGAAGACCGCGGCCAAGAAGACCACGGCGAAGAAGACGGCCGCCAACAAGGCGACCGCTGCCGGGGGAGCCGGCCGGGGCGCCCGGTCCCGGCTGCCGAAGGGAGGCGGTGAGTGATGACCGAGACACTCGGATCCGCCCGCAACGCGACCGACAAGGCGAAGAACAACCCGCTCACGGACGTGGCCCACAGCGAGGCCGCCGACCGGCTCAAGGCCGAGCTGCAGGACTACGTCGCCGCGCAGGCCCAGCGCATGCTGGTCGGCGTCGGCCGCAAGCTGGGCGAGACCACCGGCAAGCTGAACGACATCGCCGAGGGCAACAGCCCCGGCTTCGCCAAGCTCGCCCTCGACGGCGGCCGCAAGCTCGCCCAGGACAAGGGACCGCTGCGCTCGGCGGTGGAGGTCGGAGCCACCCGCGCGAAGGACAACGTGGTGGGCGCGCTGAAGAACCTCGGCGGCGGCAAGGGCAAGCGCAAGGGTGGCGCGGGCCAGAAGCCGACGGTGATCATCGAGTTCATCGACGTCGGCGTCGATCTGCGTACGGCCTACGACCAGTGGACCCAGTACCAGGACTTCTCCACCTTCGCGAAGGGCGTCAAGAGCGCGAACCGCGCCGACGACACCCACACCGACTGGCAGATGAAGATCTTCTGGTCCAACCGCAGCTGGAAGGCGACCACCACCGAGCAGATCCCCGACGACCGGATCCACTGGACGTCGGAGGGCGCCAAGGGCACGGCCAAGGGCGTCGTCTCCTTCCACAAGCTCGCCGACAACCTCACCCGCGTCCTGCTGGTGATCGAGTACTACCCCAAGGGCCTGTTCGAGAAGACCGGCAACATCTGGCGCGCCCAGGGCCGCCGGGCCCGGCTGGACCTGAAGCACTTCGCCCGCTTCATCACTCTCAAGGGAGAGGCGGAGGACGGCTGGCGCGGCGAGATCCAGGACGGCGAGGTCGTCAAGAGCCACGAGGACGCGGTGGCGGAAGAGGAGGAGTCCGAGGGCGCCGAAGGGGCCGAGGACACCGAGGAAGAGGAAGAGCAGGAAGGCCCGTACGCCGAGGACGAGACCGAGGACGAGGGCGAGCCCGAGGACGAGTACGAGGAGTACGACGAGGAGGCCGAGGAGCCCGACGCCGAGGCATCCGCGGACGAGGAAGACGTGCCCGAGGAAGAAGAGGAAGAGGAATACGAGTACGCCGAGGGCGGGAGCCGACGATGAGCATGCCCAGCCGGCTCCCGGATCCGTACGGCCAGGGGAGCGGCGCCAACCTGGCCGACATCCTGGAGCGAGTGCTGGACAAGGGCATCGTCATCGCGGGCGACATCCGCATCAACCTGCTCGACATCGAGCTGCTCACCATCAAACTGCGGCTCATCGTCGCCTCGGTCGACAAGGCCAAGGAGATGGGTATCGACTGGTGGGAGGACGACCCGGCGTTGTCCACCCGCGCCCGCCGTGACGAACTCACCCGGGAGAACGCCGAGTTGCGCGAGCGGCTCG
This portion of the Streptomyces canus genome encodes:
- a CDS encoding GvpL/GvpF family gas vesicle protein; the protein is MSTYVYGITAASHPALPEDLAGVGDPALPVRVLKEGDLAAIVSDAPEGLRPKRRDLLAHQNVLSEAGAGGCILPMRFGSVAPDDGTVTGVLAERSEHYKERLRALDGKVEYNVKATHDEEAVLHRVMSDNPEIRAVTEANRKAGGGSYDERLRLGEMVVAAVKAREAEDAGEVQRALEAVADAVSVGPESSGWLANVSFLVERDAAASFLEAVDQLRKDHPHLDLRVNGPLPPYSFVDPGPAKPAGTTVGIDHAEE
- a CDS encoding gas vesicle protein GvpG, with the translated sequence MGLIGEVLLLPFAPVRGSAWVIRQVLNEAERLYYDPATVRAELAQLEERLDAGEIDEEEFDRQEDELLERLEIGLRGGAGTGDGTMR
- a CDS encoding DNA primase, whose translation is MNRTGLGLAVGAGYLLGRTKKLKLAFAVGTLVAGKRMHLSPKALADLVSQQLLKNPQFKEIGDTLREDLRGVGKAASGAMVERQIEAIADRLHGRTAQVRDELAGVAPEVPGVSEDEESEGDGEAREEETGDTEAEADEEPSDEYEDDEADETEDEQDEAPAAARKTAKKAPAKKAPAKKSAQKAPGRKPPTKKTAQSQGRAAGKKTAAKKTTAKKTAANKATAAGGAGRGARSRLPKGGGE
- a CDS encoding SRPBCC family protein, which translates into the protein MTETLGSARNATDKAKNNPLTDVAHSEAADRLKAELQDYVAAQAQRMLVGVGRKLGETTGKLNDIAEGNSPGFAKLALDGGRKLAQDKGPLRSAVEVGATRAKDNVVGALKNLGGGKGKRKGGAGQKPTVIIEFIDVGVDLRTAYDQWTQYQDFSTFAKGVKSANRADDTHTDWQMKIFWSNRSWKATTTEQIPDDRIHWTSEGAKGTAKGVVSFHKLADNLTRVLLVIEYYPKGLFEKTGNIWRAQGRRARLDLKHFARFITLKGEAEDGWRGEIQDGEVVKSHEDAVAEEEESEGAEGAEDTEEEEEQEGPYAEDETEDEGEPEDEYEEYDEEAEEPDAEASADEEDVPEEEEEEEYEYAEGGSRR
- a CDS encoding gas vesicle protein, with the protein product MSMPSRLPDPYGQGSGANLADILERVLDKGIVIAGDIRINLLDIELLTIKLRLIVASVDKAKEMGIDWWEDDPALSTRARRDELTRENAELRERLARLEELEPSRRAEEESS